The following are from one region of the Leptospira saintgironsiae genome:
- a CDS encoding AAA family ATPase, giving the protein MKIKSLTIENFRGYKEKHTIDFNPDLTGLIGRNDVGKSTITDALEIFFNNETVKIEPADRCVFSTDDVIRISCEFYDLPESIIIDETVSTTFRDEFLLNEHGNLEILKEYKIGARVQNPSIKIIANHPIVDSEKPLHLAKIADLKKIGEKLRIDSDVQDKRVASQWRKAIWSAKTGIERQEIDISKLSPETKEIYEKITLSLPLFALFKSDRESNDSDPEAKNPIQVAVKTAQKIYEAEIRILEQKIIDSVIKVAENTLEKIQEMDPELANSLDPLLKETPKWTFNFALNGDNGVPINKRGSGVRRLILLNFFRAEAERLKQERNSPNVFFAIEEPETSQHPDYQALLIKALINLSYIPNTQILITSHVPGLVSLLPVSSIRYMERVEKDKVKILKGDDDVLEIVSKSLGVLSDPTLANAKAVVLVEGHSDITFLNHISEQYKQHGLIEKTLSESGIHILPVGGCGNLKHWVNKRIIEKMGLKWGALFDSDLGDQFQNEQNISKMQEIVKEGHPGFLTKKREPENYIHPEILKKEFDIELTYTEIDDAKKIIGKLIRKNPNDVLELLWRKMSFQQLQIVSSLEEGKDEFLDWLKAFDTLIK; this is encoded by the coding sequence GTGAAAATAAAATCACTTACTATCGAAAATTTTCGTGGTTATAAAGAAAAGCATACTATTGATTTTAACCCTGATTTAACAGGTCTCATAGGTAGGAATGATGTAGGTAAGTCTACTATTACGGATGCTTTAGAAATCTTCTTTAATAACGAAACAGTTAAAATAGAGCCCGCTGATAGATGCGTATTTTCCACTGATGATGTAATTAGAATTTCTTGTGAGTTTTATGATTTACCGGAATCAATAATAATTGATGAAACTGTCTCTACTACCTTCAGAGACGAATTTCTATTGAATGAACATGGAAATCTTGAAATTTTAAAAGAGTATAAGATAGGTGCAAGAGTCCAAAACCCATCTATAAAGATTATTGCCAATCATCCAATAGTAGATTCTGAAAAACCTTTGCATTTAGCTAAAATAGCAGATCTAAAAAAGATAGGAGAGAAACTTAGAATTGATTCAGATGTTCAAGATAAGCGAGTCGCCTCTCAGTGGAGAAAAGCAATCTGGAGCGCAAAGACCGGAATTGAAAGGCAAGAAATAGATATTTCAAAGCTCTCTCCTGAAACTAAAGAGATATATGAAAAAATAACATTAAGTTTACCATTGTTTGCCTTATTTAAATCGGATAGAGAAAGTAACGATTCCGATCCAGAGGCAAAAAATCCAATTCAAGTTGCAGTAAAAACTGCTCAAAAAATTTATGAGGCAGAAATCAGAATCTTAGAGCAGAAAATTATAGATTCTGTAATTAAAGTAGCAGAAAACACATTAGAAAAAATCCAAGAAATGGATCCGGAATTAGCAAATTCCCTAGATCCTCTTCTTAAAGAGACGCCGAAATGGACATTCAATTTTGCGCTAAATGGTGATAACGGAGTACCTATTAACAAAAGAGGTAGTGGTGTCCGACGTCTGATATTACTAAATTTTTTTCGTGCAGAAGCTGAACGCCTCAAGCAGGAAAGAAACTCTCCGAACGTATTCTTTGCAATTGAAGAACCAGAAACATCACAACATCCTGATTATCAGGCACTTTTAATCAAGGCATTAATTAACCTATCCTATATTCCAAATACACAAATCTTAATAACATCTCACGTGCCAGGTTTAGTATCGTTACTTCCAGTATCTTCAATTAGATATATGGAAAGAGTCGAGAAAGACAAAGTAAAGATCCTTAAAGGTGATGATGATGTTCTCGAAATAGTTTCGAAGTCCCTTGGAGTTCTATCTGATCCAACCTTAGCAAATGCAAAAGCTGTGGTTTTGGTTGAAGGGCATAGCGATATTACATTTTTAAATCACATTAGCGAACAATATAAACAACATGGATTGATTGAAAAAACGTTATCTGAATCTGGCATACATATATTGCCTGTGGGTGGTTGCGGCAATCTAAAACACTGGGTCAATAAAAGAATCATTGAAAAAATGGGTCTAAAATGGGGGGCATTATTTGATTCAGATCTTGGAGATCAGTTCCAAAATGAACAAAACATCTCGAAAATGCAAGAAATAGTTAAAGAAGGACATCCTGGATTTTTAACTAAAAAGAGAGAGCCTGAAAATTATATACACCCAGAAATTCTAAAGAAAGAATTTGATATTGAGTTAACCTATACTGAAATAGATGATGCCAAGAAAATAATTGGTAAGCTAATTCGTAAAAACCCAAATGACGTTTTAGAGTTATTGTGGCGGAAAATGTCATTTCAGCAGTTACAAATTGTTTCTAGTCTTGAGGAAGGAAAAGATGAATTTCTAGATTGGCTTAAAGCTTTTGATACTCTCATTAAGTAA
- a CDS encoding NACHT domain-containing protein — protein sequence MIREEILKTSLKEIPKAIHLLLTATKEIKEEIKFSFCQGIHSYISTKYNSFSHIKTILHRQAPRFFYDIYQPQAITCNAERIAVNDYKTLSKYGPYVTIIGGPGSGKTTLLRHLFMSSLCSMERIPLYIELRRIDFNNQSIVEIIYKIIQNDFNIESDRLIKRLLEEQKFIILLDGFDELPFGLREKFIIKLNELIEKYPNNIIHLTSRPSPVAELIQGFSNVRIENFTLEEALLFLEKQDLNDELLENLQREIKDRKWNEAQNFLSNPLLLSTYVLTYKNNSTVPEKNSEFYERVINALFSEHDSWHKNGYVRKAHSDLSIDVLKHILYEFSFRNTFHTKYAFDIVSLNSDFESVLANLKVVTQIEKLKEDFTVSYGILLEDAGVYQFIHRSLQDYLAAQKVKRINSDNKKLIYDKIYSIAKKSAGFEIGNFIEFVSEIDEYYFNKFFLVRLLSEFFSQYDEKFPIASTIACFFSKIYFEDESSTQYSLNIAENPLRSIKEFRKIENYFLGQLIHHKPFMKMIRSKAKLNGIGLRMKYVYLLNKKSLPYLEDAIQQTAPKFASLLETEINNLRTLKSTVEIKLKESLEEERKLLEKL from the coding sequence ATGATAAGAGAAGAAATATTAAAAACAAGCTTAAAGGAGATCCCGAAGGCAATTCATCTTCTCCTAACTGCGACAAAGGAAATTAAAGAAGAAATTAAATTTTCTTTTTGCCAGGGTATTCATTCTTACATATCGACAAAATATAATTCGTTTTCGCATATTAAAACAATATTGCATAGGCAGGCCCCTAGATTCTTTTACGATATTTATCAACCTCAAGCGATTACATGTAATGCAGAGCGAATTGCAGTGAATGATTATAAAACGCTTAGTAAGTATGGGCCTTACGTTACTATCATTGGGGGGCCTGGATCTGGAAAGACTACTCTACTTAGACACTTATTTATGAGTAGTCTCTGCTCAATGGAAAGAATTCCTTTATATATTGAGCTTCGGCGTATTGATTTCAATAATCAATCGATAGTCGAAATTATCTATAAAATTATTCAAAATGATTTTAATATTGAAAGCGATCGTTTAATCAAACGATTACTTGAAGAACAAAAATTTATCATTTTATTAGACGGATTCGATGAATTGCCTTTCGGCTTACGCGAAAAATTCATAATAAAATTAAACGAATTAATAGAAAAGTATCCGAATAATATAATTCATTTAACGAGTCGACCTAGCCCAGTTGCTGAATTAATTCAAGGTTTTTCGAATGTAAGGATCGAAAATTTTACGTTAGAGGAGGCTTTACTTTTTTTAGAAAAACAAGACCTTAATGACGAGCTGTTAGAAAATTTGCAAAGGGAAATTAAAGACAGAAAATGGAACGAAGCTCAGAATTTTCTATCCAATCCTCTTCTTTTGTCAACATATGTCTTGACATACAAAAATAATTCAACCGTGCCTGAGAAAAACAGCGAATTCTATGAACGAGTTATTAATGCACTTTTTTCTGAACATGATAGTTGGCATAAAAATGGGTATGTCAGAAAAGCACATTCAGATCTAAGCATCGACGTGCTTAAACATATATTATATGAATTTTCATTTAGAAATACCTTTCATACTAAATATGCATTTGATATTGTTAGCTTAAATTCAGACTTCGAATCTGTTCTCGCAAATCTAAAAGTTGTCACACAAATAGAAAAGTTAAAGGAAGATTTTACTGTATCTTATGGAATCTTATTAGAGGATGCGGGGGTCTATCAATTTATCCATCGTAGTTTACAAGATTATTTGGCAGCACAAAAAGTAAAAAGAATAAATTCAGATAATAAAAAGCTCATATATGACAAAATTTATTCTATAGCTAAAAAGTCGGCAGGGTTTGAGATCGGCAATTTTATTGAATTTGTTTCTGAAATTGATGAATATTACTTCAATAAATTCTTTCTAGTTAGACTTCTTTCTGAATTTTTTAGTCAGTATGACGAGAAATTTCCCATAGCTTCAACAATTGCATGTTTCTTTTCGAAAATTTATTTTGAAGACGAAAGTAGCACTCAATATTCATTAAACATTGCTGAAAATCCGCTACGGTCAATCAAGGAATTTCGCAAAATTGAAAACTACTTTTTAGGCCAATTAATCCATCATAAACCATTTATGAAAATGATAAGATCTAAGGCAAAATTGAATGGTATAGGATTAAGAATGAAATACGTTTATCTCCTCAACAAAAAGAGCTTGCCTTATTTAGAAGATGCAATTCAGCAAACGGCGCCAAAATTTGCTTCTCTATTAGAAACTGAAATTAATAATTTGAGAACTTTAAAATCGACGGTAGAAATTAAATTGAAAGAATCATTAGAAGAAGAGAGAAAATTGTTAGAAAAGCTATAA
- a CDS encoding imelysin family protein, which produces MRQNNSVRSGRFGRFFRIKKLILTVWIILTIFSLSILISCSHKNSASGAANTNGYLYQMFNSFDPRSLLQNLGNNVIPPLFVNLETSRVNLVNATNDLCVSDSLATAQAAWIAHKSDLKKVEPFRFGSTLAYFTRMDPFLINYLTESSPNTTELDDLDTFTVGDLSDAQQAIGQMKNKAKGISAIEYILFSRAGVNRGTAPSCSDFPSAPDGRAALLRALVLEYSGHASNVTTAWDAGGTNPLGTQLATAGNGTSATFPSSGAALDAVLSGAIQLVSIMKDGKLEIPEGLSAGGNGSSPKSDRAESRFSGESFQNLIDNFSTFKAIYTGNGTGAGLSDYVKFYSPDLDEEIKGEIAELDEHLGDITPSTSNPPAAWGSSNTANFAAIKASIADLSELLKIMNTELAALTGANPVSGGPGGDGD; this is translated from the coding sequence ATGCGACAAAACAATTCTGTCAGAAGCGGACGATTCGGCAGGTTTTTCCGGATTAAAAAGCTGATCCTTACCGTTTGGATCATTCTAACTATCTTCTCACTTTCTATTCTGATTTCTTGCTCTCATAAAAACTCCGCATCAGGTGCGGCGAATACGAATGGATATCTTTATCAGATGTTCAATTCATTCGATCCCAGATCTCTTTTGCAGAATCTAGGAAATAATGTAATCCCACCTCTGTTTGTGAATTTAGAAACAAGTAGAGTAAATCTTGTAAATGCAACGAACGATCTTTGTGTTTCTGATTCTTTGGCTACTGCGCAAGCAGCATGGATTGCTCATAAATCTGATCTCAAAAAAGTAGAACCTTTTCGTTTTGGATCTACTCTTGCTTACTTTACTCGGATGGATCCGTTCTTAATCAATTATCTAACAGAGTCTTCACCTAATACAACTGAGTTGGATGATTTGGATACATTTACTGTCGGAGATCTTTCGGATGCACAACAAGCCATTGGCCAAATGAAAAATAAGGCTAAGGGTATTAGTGCAATAGAATATATTCTTTTTAGTAGAGCTGGAGTGAATCGAGGAACTGCACCGAGTTGTTCTGATTTTCCTTCTGCTCCTGATGGAAGAGCTGCACTCTTAAGAGCATTAGTTTTAGAATACAGTGGACACGCTTCTAATGTGACTACTGCCTGGGATGCGGGTGGAACAAATCCTTTGGGAACACAACTTGCGACTGCGGGCAACGGGACTTCCGCTACGTTCCCAAGTTCTGGAGCTGCGTTAGATGCTGTTTTATCAGGAGCCATCCAACTTGTAAGCATTATGAAAGATGGAAAACTGGAAATTCCGGAAGGACTTTCGGCAGGAGGGAATGGCTCTTCTCCAAAGTCGGATCGTGCAGAGTCCAGATTTTCAGGAGAATCTTTCCAGAATTTAATAGATAATTTCAGTACTTTTAAAGCGATCTATACTGGAAATGGTACGGGTGCAGGACTTTCAGATTATGTAAAGTTCTATAGTCCTGACCTGGATGAAGAGATCAAAGGAGAGATCGCAGAATTAGATGAACATTTAGGAGATATTACTCCTTCAACATCTAATCCTCCTGCAGCATGGGGAAGTTCTAATACTGCAAATTTTGCCGCAATTAAAGCAAGTATCGCAGACCTAAGTGAATTATTAAAAATTATGAATACTGAACTCGCCGCTCTTACCGGGGCGAATCCTGTTTCAGGTGGACCAGGAGGGGACGGAGATTGA
- a CDS encoding circularly permuted type 2 ATP-grasp protein, with protein MLLTNYQTDSFYDEMFSEEGGIRQSYHTLKSRIEGMDDKELLKRKASAEKALLSLGITFNVYGDEEEEERIMPFDIIPRIVTSFEWKKMEEGLKQRIRALNLFIQDIYGDENIIKDGVIPAEIVYSSSGYLKECKGIKPPKGIWIHITGTDLVRDGDGRMLVLEDNLRCPSGVSYVLENREVMKKTFPELFASLSVRPIYDYPIRLRGMLEHLSDKPNPNIGVLTPGIYNSAYYEHSFLASRMGVPLVEGTDLTVRDDKLYMRTTKGLKQVDVLYRRIDDTFMDPKAFRKDSLLGVPGIFEVFKKGNVALANAPGTGVADDKVIYSYVPDFIKYYLGEEPIIPNVPTYLCSREKDLKYVCENIGNLVVKAANGAGGYGMIIGPVASEKEKEEFVGKVKADPRNYIAQPVLSLSRIPTLIEDKLEGRHVDLRPFILYGEEIYVMPGGLTRVALRRGSLVVNSSQGGGSKDTWVMG; from the coding sequence ATGCTCCTGACAAATTACCAAACGGATTCCTTTTACGACGAAATGTTCTCTGAAGAGGGGGGGATTCGCCAGAGTTATCATACCTTAAAATCCAGGATCGAAGGCATGGATGATAAGGAACTTTTGAAGCGGAAGGCTTCTGCTGAGAAGGCGCTTCTTTCCTTGGGCATCACCTTTAATGTGTATGGAGATGAGGAAGAGGAAGAAAGGATCATGCCTTTCGATATCATTCCTCGGATCGTAACTTCTTTCGAATGGAAAAAAATGGAAGAAGGTCTTAAACAAAGGATACGCGCCCTAAATCTTTTCATCCAAGACATTTATGGTGATGAGAATATCATCAAAGATGGTGTGATCCCTGCTGAGATCGTTTATAGCAGTTCCGGTTATTTAAAAGAATGTAAAGGGATCAAACCTCCTAAGGGAATTTGGATCCATATTACTGGAACGGATCTTGTGCGTGACGGTGACGGACGGATGTTGGTCCTCGAGGATAATTTACGTTGTCCTTCCGGTGTTTCTTATGTATTAGAAAATCGTGAAGTAATGAAAAAGACCTTCCCGGAACTTTTTGCGAGTCTTTCTGTAAGGCCGATCTATGATTATCCGATCAGACTTCGTGGAATGCTCGAACATCTTTCTGATAAACCGAATCCGAATATTGGAGTTTTAACCCCAGGTATCTATAACTCTGCTTATTACGAGCATAGTTTTCTTGCATCTCGTATGGGAGTTCCTTTGGTAGAAGGCACAGATCTTACTGTAAGAGATGACAAACTTTATATGAGAACCACCAAAGGTTTGAAACAGGTGGATGTTCTATATAGAAGGATCGATGATACATTCATGGATCCAAAAGCTTTCCGTAAGGATTCTCTTTTGGGTGTTCCTGGTATATTCGAAGTATTCAAAAAAGGTAATGTTGCACTTGCGAATGCTCCTGGCACAGGAGTTGCAGATGATAAAGTGATCTATTCTTATGTTCCTGATTTTATTAAGTATTATCTGGGAGAAGAGCCGATCATTCCTAATGTTCCTACGTATCTATGTTCCAGGGAGAAGGACCTGAAATATGTATGTGAGAATATTGGAAATCTAGTCGTAAAAGCGGCTAACGGAGCAGGTGGTTATGGAATGATCATTGGACCTGTTGCGAGCGAAAAAGAAAAAGAGGAATTTGTAGGAAAAGTTAAAGCAGACCCTCGTAATTATATCGCTCAGCCTGTTTTAAGTTTATCCAGGATCCCAACATTGATAGAGGATAAGTTAGAAGGAAGACATGTGGATCTAAGACCTTTTATCTTATACGGAGAAGAGATCTATGTAATGCCCGGTGGTTTAACTCGAGTTGCCTTAAGAAGAGGTTCCTTGGTTGTGAATTCTTCCCAAGGTGGTGGATCCAAAGATACTTGGGTGATGGGTTAA
- a CDS encoding alpha-E domain-containing protein, whose protein sequence is MLSRVAESVYWMNRYMERAENYSRFLDVNFQLSLDLNEDSNRQWMPLVYTTGDNELFSKKYNIPSKENVIHFMSLDIENPNSIMNCLIRARENARTIRENISTPMWEVINEFYLTIKSKRKFEESDMPGIAEFFKAIRNQCLLFYGCQEATISHDEVWHFALLGRLLERADKTTRILDMKYFILLPAREETGSTLDLIQWLSLLKSASAHEMFNRFYTRITPKNIAEFLILDKIFPRAIRSCLSKAFDSLKILSGSEKDSYGDETEKRVGVLLSEMNYASIDEIFSSGMHEYLDQLQVRLNGIAAQLDETYFRN, encoded by the coding sequence ATGCTAAGCCGAGTCGCTGAATCCGTATACTGGATGAATCGTTATATGGAAAGGGCCGAAAATTATTCACGTTTTTTGGATGTGAATTTTCAACTTTCCTTAGATCTGAACGAGGACTCCAACAGACAATGGATGCCTTTGGTGTATACCACCGGAGACAATGAATTATTTTCCAAAAAGTATAATATTCCAAGCAAAGAGAATGTGATCCATTTTATGAGTTTGGATATTGAAAATCCGAACTCTATCATGAATTGTTTGATTCGCGCCAGAGAGAATGCGAGGACCATCCGAGAAAATATTTCCACTCCTATGTGGGAAGTGATCAACGAATTCTATCTTACTATCAAATCCAAAAGAAAATTTGAAGAATCTGATATGCCAGGAATTGCTGAATTTTTCAAAGCAATCCGAAACCAATGTTTATTATTCTACGGTTGCCAAGAAGCCACGATCTCTCACGACGAGGTTTGGCATTTTGCATTACTCGGAAGGTTATTGGAAAGAGCAGATAAGACCACTCGTATCTTGGATATGAAATATTTTATACTTCTTCCTGCCAGAGAAGAAACTGGGTCCACTTTGGATCTGATCCAATGGCTTTCTCTTTTAAAATCAGCAAGTGCTCATGAGATGTTTAACCGTTTTTATACAAGGATCACTCCTAAAAATATAGCTGAGTTTTTGATCTTGGATAAAATTTTTCCAAGAGCGATACGTTCCTGTTTGTCCAAAGCATTTGATAGTCTTAAAATTTTAAGTGGATCTGAAAAAGACAGCTATGGGGACGAAACGGAGAAGAGGGTGGGTGTCCTTCTTTCCGAAATGAATTACGCCTCGATAGACGAAATTTTTTCTTCAGGTATGCATGAATATTTGGATCAACTACAAGTGAGATTGAACGGGATCGCCGCTCAATTGGACGAAACCTATTTTAGGAATTAA
- a CDS encoding DUF2126 domain-containing protein — protein MSLLVSLTHETSYEYDRPVALSPHIIRLRPAPHSRTRIVSYSLLVEPSEQFLNWQQDPFGNYQARLVFPKKTEKLKILVDLVAEIQVINPFDFFLEPDAEETPFVYSDALRKELLPYLSATDGSNALANYISGLRKDGILKSKRTVDFLVGLNQRVYQDISYVIRMEPGVQTCTETLERKSGSCRDSAFLLVQILRHIGLASRFVSGYLIQLKPDEVSIHGPSGAKEDFTDLHAWAEVFLPGAGWVGLDPTSGLFAGEGHIPLAAVPEPGSASPVFGYSDPAESKFGFRMEVKRFQESPRVTKPYTDPTWDRVLKLGKDLDAKCKKNDIRVSIGGEPTFISDTSRQDPQWNTLALGKEKLELGETLLTNLRKKFSPGSLVQVTQGKWYPGEPLPRWSLNVFWRKDGDSLWKNEGLFSSSSEKEKQDLDKELISSDKFGEEVCKTLGISPKHMVPLYEDGFYYLWKEGQLPEWKDPKSEDFNSEDFSFEALERKKVLSLVDRDFKLKKAIAIPLQFNYAKSEWESSEWKYKRERLYLIPGDSPAGFRLPFSSISENFRPNAVLTDLSKSKKLSSRKDLDSRLVKRSSKESKFFSAGKELPIRTTLVIEPRFGSIHVFLPPVEGAEPWLDLISSLEFAAEKSGVQIVLEGYEPPTDARLGLFRITPDPGVLEVNLHPSSNFKELEEKTRILYEEAKELGLSAEKFLIDGRHTGTGGGNHITIGAMSPEDSPFLRRPDLLRSIVSYWQHHPSLSYLFSGLFIGPTSQAPRLDEGRDEILYEYELASSQLDKIKEPNPWLVDRLFRNLLVDLTGNTHRAEISIDKLYPPSGSRLGLVELRGFEMPPHYKMSVVQQLLVLSLVCRFWEKPYVQSPIHWGTELHDRFLLPHFVWSDFKDVLRDLKEHGFAFGEEEFLPFFEFRFPVYGKTQREEVFLELRMALEPWNVLGEESSSFGTSRSVDSALERLQVKVEGWSDRYLLSCNGYEVPLRGTGKKGEAVSGIRFKAWNPVFTLHPNLPVHTPLVFDVWDTWSSRPLGGCRYYVSHPGGRAYDTFPVNSYEAESRRISRFLADGHSALDGSEPKRLKHTNDHTMDLRWIE, from the coding sequence ATGTCCTTACTCGTCTCTCTCACTCACGAAACTTCTTACGAATACGATAGGCCTGTTGCATTATCTCCTCATATCATTCGATTGAGGCCGGCTCCTCATTCTAGGACCAGGATTGTTTCTTATTCACTTTTAGTAGAACCTTCTGAGCAATTTTTAAATTGGCAGCAAGATCCTTTTGGGAATTACCAAGCAAGATTAGTATTTCCTAAGAAGACCGAAAAATTAAAAATACTCGTGGATCTTGTAGCAGAGATACAAGTCATCAATCCATTTGATTTTTTCTTAGAGCCAGACGCAGAAGAGACTCCTTTTGTTTATTCGGATGCTTTAAGAAAGGAACTTCTTCCTTATTTGAGCGCGACTGACGGAAGTAACGCACTTGCTAATTATATTTCAGGTTTAAGAAAAGACGGAATTTTAAAATCGAAACGTACTGTGGATTTTTTGGTAGGACTCAATCAAAGAGTTTACCAGGATATTTCTTATGTGATCCGAATGGAGCCCGGTGTCCAAACTTGTACTGAAACCTTGGAAAGAAAATCAGGCTCATGCAGAGATTCCGCATTTTTACTTGTTCAGATCTTAAGACATATTGGCCTCGCATCCAGATTTGTTTCAGGTTACCTGATCCAGCTGAAACCTGATGAGGTTTCTATTCACGGTCCTTCTGGTGCTAAAGAAGATTTTACCGACCTTCATGCTTGGGCGGAGGTGTTCCTACCAGGTGCAGGTTGGGTGGGCCTTGATCCAACATCCGGTTTATTTGCAGGAGAAGGTCATATTCCTTTAGCTGCAGTCCCAGAACCTGGGAGCGCTTCTCCTGTATTCGGATATTCTGATCCTGCCGAGTCCAAGTTTGGATTCAGGATGGAAGTTAAACGTTTCCAAGAATCTCCTCGAGTCACTAAACCTTATACAGATCCTACCTGGGATAGAGTTCTTAAATTAGGAAAAGATCTGGATGCTAAATGCAAAAAAAATGATATTCGTGTTTCCATTGGTGGAGAGCCAACTTTTATTTCAGATACTTCCAGGCAGGATCCTCAATGGAATACTCTTGCACTCGGAAAAGAAAAGTTAGAGTTAGGAGAAACATTACTTACAAATCTTCGTAAAAAATTTTCACCTGGTTCTTTGGTCCAAGTTACTCAAGGAAAATGGTATCCTGGAGAACCTTTACCTCGTTGGTCTTTAAATGTTTTCTGGCGAAAGGATGGAGATTCTTTATGGAAGAACGAAGGATTATTCTCTTCTTCCTCTGAAAAGGAAAAACAGGATTTAGATAAGGAATTAATATCATCCGATAAATTTGGGGAAGAAGTTTGTAAAACTTTAGGAATTTCTCCCAAACATATGGTTCCTCTGTATGAGGACGGTTTTTATTATTTATGGAAAGAAGGTCAACTTCCTGAATGGAAAGACCCTAAGAGTGAGGATTTTAACTCAGAAGATTTTTCTTTCGAAGCTTTAGAAAGGAAGAAGGTTCTCTCACTTGTGGACAGAGACTTCAAACTTAAAAAAGCGATCGCTATTCCATTACAATTTAATTATGCAAAGTCTGAATGGGAAAGTTCAGAATGGAAATACAAAAGAGAAAGATTATATTTAATCCCAGGAGATAGCCCTGCCGGTTTTAGATTACCTTTCTCTTCTATTTCCGAAAATTTTAGACCAAATGCTGTTCTTACGGATCTATCTAAGAGTAAAAAATTAAGTTCCAGAAAAGATCTGGATTCACGTTTAGTTAAAAGATCCTCTAAAGAATCTAAGTTTTTTTCAGCCGGGAAAGAACTTCCTATCCGTACTACTTTAGTTATAGAACCAAGATTTGGCTCTATTCATGTATTTTTACCTCCTGTAGAAGGTGCGGAACCTTGGTTGGATCTAATCTCTTCTTTGGAATTTGCGGCCGAAAAATCTGGAGTCCAAATCGTATTAGAAGGTTATGAACCTCCGACTGATGCAAGACTCGGCCTATTTCGGATAACGCCAGATCCAGGTGTTTTAGAAGTAAATTTACATCCTTCTTCTAATTTTAAAGAGCTGGAAGAAAAGACTCGTATCTTATATGAAGAAGCAAAGGAACTAGGTTTAAGTGCGGAAAAATTCCTTATAGATGGAAGGCATACTGGAACAGGGGGAGGGAATCATATCACTATAGGTGCAATGTCCCCGGAAGATAGTCCATTTCTCCGAAGACCGGACCTTCTGCGAAGCATAGTAAGTTATTGGCAGCATCATCCTTCTCTTTCTTATCTTTTTTCTGGTCTGTTTATTGGTCCTACTTCTCAGGCTCCTCGTTTGGATGAGGGTAGGGATGAAATATTATATGAATATGAATTAGCTTCTTCTCAATTAGATAAAATTAAAGAACCAAATCCTTGGTTAGTCGATCGTCTATTTCGAAATCTACTTGTGGATCTAACTGGGAATACCCATAGAGCTGAAATTTCTATAGATAAACTATATCCTCCTTCAGGTTCTCGTTTGGGGCTTGTAGAGTTAAGAGGATTTGAAATGCCTCCTCATTATAAAATGAGTGTTGTACAACAACTTTTGGTTTTATCTTTGGTTTGTCGATTCTGGGAAAAACCTTATGTACAATCTCCTATCCATTGGGGAACTGAATTGCACGATCGTTTTCTTCTCCCTCATTTTGTTTGGAGTGATTTTAAAGATGTTCTGAGAGATCTAAAAGAACATGGATTTGCATTTGGGGAAGAAGAGTTCCTTCCATTTTTTGAATTTCGTTTTCCTGTATATGGCAAAACCCAAAGAGAGGAAGTATTCTTAGAACTTAGAATGGCCTTGGAACCTTGGAATGTTTTAGGAGAAGAGTCTTCTTCTTTCGGAACTTCTAGATCTGTTGACTCTGCATTAGAAAGATTGCAAGTAAAGGTAGAAGGTTGGAGTGATCGTTATCTTCTCAGCTGCAATGGATACGAAGTTCCTCTTCGTGGCACAGGTAAAAAGGGAGAAGCAGTTTCAGGAATTAGATTCAAGGCTTGGAATCCTGTATTCACTTTGCATCCGAATCTTCCGGTTCATACTCCTTTGGTGTTTGATGTTTGGGATACCTGGTCTTCTCGTCCTTTAGGTGGTTGTCGTTATTATGTTTCCCATCCAGGTGGAAGAGCTTACGATACATTCCCTGTAAATTCTTATGAAGCTGAGTCTAGAAGGATCTCCAGATTTTTAGCGGATGGTCATTCTGCTTTAGATGGTTCAGAACCTAAACGATTGAAGCATACGAATGATCATACAATGGACCTTCGCTGGATTGAATAA